From the genome of Medicago truncatula cultivar Jemalong A17 chromosome 2, MtrunA17r5.0-ANR, whole genome shotgun sequence:
CTTAGTTCGTTTTGTGCAGAGGCCtggattttaataaaattttgctgattaaaaaaaaaggcattaAAGCCTCTTAAAATTCTATTTCACTGCAAGCAaattttaacaacataagcctacttaaaagcctataacaacaaaatcTACTACGGGACTGATAGGTAGAGAAAAAGatgcttctattttttatgtatacaaatactttaatataattttttttaatagataggTATTAATAGGTGGGTCTATCAGGCTTAACATGTTTTTCTGGAAGCCTAAGTCTGACCTATTTAACTAATTAGGCTTtgtaaaaagcctaagcctagacTTCTTTACTAAACAGGTCAGGCCAGTCCATAGCAggttgattcaatttttttaagtaaagaAAAAGtagattaataaaaataaagaagcaCGAAAATTGGGGGACATCAAATCTGACTTAATGAATTCTATAGGCAGATAAATCAACACAAGTGAATCAAACCCAAGTTAATCCTAATAAACGAGCACCAATCGCGAGCACAACCAACCAAATTCGTGTCCGCACGCAAAACTAGGTTGCAAAAAAGATGATGTGTGAACATTTATGAGCACCAATCAGAGTATAAATGTTGGAAAATGAGCTGACCGTTAAAACAAAAATGGGTCCACATACCATCGATTCCCTACAGCGAACGACGACAAAGGTTATGACTTATTTGTGCCTACGGGTCTAAAAGCATTACAACATccaaaacaattgaaaaatatataagacTTAAATCATAATTGAACAAATGTAATTGCATTAATAACttttaacaaataaacaaaggttcatcttagaaccctaattaGAGGGTGTTTAGTTGCTCATGTCAACAGAAAGCATAAGCAAGGAAGAATTACAAAAACActctagaaaaagaaaaaaagaaaggttGAAATCCTCTTGCTGCTTGCCTTCGCCTTGCATTATCAAGAGTTTCTATTTATCGAAAAGTTTTCATTTGTGTTAGAACTGGATTTTATGGGCCTTTTTCACTAATCCAACTTGAAAAACAAGTAAAAACGCAAATTTCCAAAAACCATGCACTTGAGACGCATTGGGGCACCAGCTTGGGCGTATGGGGCATGATTTTCCCTCTTTCGGTGTTGCCATGCGACTGAGGCAAGTAAATGCACTTTGTTCCACAATATTTATCGCGTTTGACCATTTCACACATACTAAGAATAAATTGAtaataaattaatgaaagaGAATGTTAATTTAACCTAAATATTTATACTATCTATTAGTGTATTTTCCTTGTCACATATGTAAAATGGAGAGGTGTAATTTGAGAGTGATGCACATAACATTAATTAGAGAACAATGGAAAAAAAGATAAGTTATTAAAGTTGCATTGGAAATTAAACTTGCTAATCTTTTTATGACAAATTGTTTTCACAAATGCAACAAACATTGTGAGTTGAATGGAGTATGACACCAAAAATTGACGTGATATATGATGACCACGTAAGAAACCTAACGTGAATgtctaattttcatattttgtttctacATGAACGTCTCATTTTCCGTATTTTGTCTCATATCTATGTGAATGTCTCCTTATCTTAAATTTGGATTAGGCATGACAATGAGGCGGGATGAGGACGAGTTTTACCTTCCCATCCCCATTCCCGACTCCCATATACTTATCTGTTACCTAAGTCATACCCAACAGGTATGAGAAATTGAATTCAAACCTCATCCCTGACGGGTTCAGGTATCCCATCCCCGTCCCCacaatgaattatttttttaaataaaaaatgaagttttttctTACACCGAAAGCAATCCGCATTGTAAATCTGCAAGAGTAAGACCAATTGAGAAGAGATAATGAAGATCGATGTCTATGGTGATGGGGAAGAGAGAGACCGAGTGTGTgagatgatgaagattgatggTTATGGTGAAGGAGAATAGATAGAATTGGAGTGAGTGTAGACACACTCTGTCTGCTTCTATTTTTATGTAAAGAAAGAGGTATAATGTAATTTTCTATATCCGGAACGAGTTTGGTGAGTTCATGGTGGATACCTATATCCTCAATACCCATAGCGTATTAGtgtttcaaaattgaaaaaaaaactcaaactcatATCCAAACTCAGTCAAACAAAGAAAACCCGTTAAATTGGGATGATTTTGGACGAGTGACTGTAGATATGAGTTTTATTGTCATACCTACTTTAGATTTCACGAGACATCCTTATATATTGTATCAATATATTTTGTCCATATCTACTATATTACAAGCTTctcaattaaacaaaaaaagggAATGGAGGGGGAATAATGTGAATGAAGTAAAGACGTGGAGTGAGAAAAGAAAAACGTGATTGCATTAACGACACTGATATGAAAGGCAAGTTGAATACGCAAATTGGTTTGGAgggaacaaaaaacaaaagctaAAAGCAAAGAAAACCCCATTTGGCAATTTGCCGTGTCCGTTTcgtctctctttctctctctctttaccGACGTATTCAACACGTGGTCTAAACCAATCTTAATCAATTTGTACAATATTAACATAATAATCGCCGCTAGATTAGTTAAATAATTTTCACCCAATTTAAATAATGTGTTCATTTTAAACTTTACCcacaattattaattataattagtaCAATGTCTTCGTGAACTTAGAtcagttggtatggataatgtataatatataccaGATCCAGGTTCAAACCCTgatcactacaaaaaaaattataattagtaGAATAATTAGATGATATTtttagggtcttgttaacgagtgctctcGGGACACTCTTTTAAAGCATGCTAAATTAGGAagttattctttaaaaaagtcatacaattcaatttccaatgtattaaatacacaaattttcataaaaagttattattctaggctcttaaagagtgtccagggagcactcgttaacatttccctttttttaatagaagatgcttatagcatttcattaataatcagATATTCAATACAACGAGGTACATAAGAATAAGTGGTGGGACTAACTAATATTGTGGCAGCCCCAACGAACGCGTGAGCTACCTCATTCGCTTGTCTCCGATTAAACTTGACTTTAGAGTTTGTGAACTTCAAGTTGAAAAGACTTCTACATGCATAAATAATGAGACCAAATTTAGAAATATCCGGGCGGGGATTATTGAAGGCATCCACCGTAGATTTTGAATCCACTGGAAAATCGACATTATCAAATCTCATACCACTTCAAAGCATGATAGAGACCCACAACTTTCCCTACAATAACATTATGGATAATCGGCAATGAAATAACCTTAGCAAGCACAACCCCCCTTCATCGCGGATACACATGCCCAAACCGGTGATATTCCATTCATTCAAAAAAGCGGCACCAATGTTTCACTTGAATCTACCTCGAGAAGGACGCTACCATGAAGGAGGAAACACACTAAAAGGACGTTGCTGCTCCAAGTCACACACAACTGATGTGGTGGGGGTGCGCACATAAGTTGTTCAGTCCGAAGCTGCTACAATTTGCTGTTACATGGGGAATGTTTGTCATACCCAATCCTCCACTAGATGAATAACCCGGTCCACAACCTGTGCAATTGTTTCAGACACGCCTTGCCAGAGCTTTAAGTTTATATGTTTCCACAAGCTCCACAATAGGGCAACAAAACGTTGGCTCTCATTGTGTGAAAGATCCTGCACCAAAGTAAATATAGAATCGGCAGCACAAACAAAATGAGTACAGACACATTGCACTTTCTCCCAAAGCCGAGTCCTAAGCCTCAGCTGCAAAGCAAAAGAGCAATCAAAGAAAACATGATGAAGATTTTCAAAAGGTCCTTCAAATATAACCTTACCTTTATTATACTCAACAACTAATGTCACTATATATAAGTATCCCCTCccacatttataaataaatacctACATTTTAGATATATTAAATATTCAATGAAGATCAAATTCACTAGATATTCAATAGATCTAAAATGCAGTTATTTATTCACTAGATATTTATCGAAATGTATCTTCCAacgtttttttaatgaatttgagCAATCCAGGGGAGAAGAACAATTACGAGTGTTTTACATATTGAACTTTAGTTATCCAAGTTTAGGGTTTCATGACCtaaagggtgtgtttggtttgcaaaacagcaagtactggacagaacagtacaagatagaacagtacaacacaagacagaacagcacaggacaaattttttatggcattgagtaattttttgttttataggatttttgagggacaaaatgttattttaatattttagacaacttgtacgtgggacaaaaagttgtgctgtggtttggtgagagacaaaaatatgagtttttgtcttgtcctttgcctccagtttgtcctgtacctgaaacagttttacaaatcaaacactggacaactagagttattctgtcatgtccttcattttttagcaaatcaaacgcaccttAAATGTGATACGAGGGAAAAAAATCGGAttaatgtaattattatttttttaatagtggaGTTTGGACAAAACAAAGAGACAGCTGCAAcaactaaaaaattaataaaataagaaaagaaaaagagaagaagcatccctttaaataaaaacacacacatattcCTCGTGCTTCAATTTCCCATCCCCAAAAAAGATAAAGACATTAATTTATTCCTCCAATTAAACTTTAtactaatattaattatttcatttcattttcttatatatataaccTAACATAAGATTAACCATCCAAaacaaacatcatcaacacTTTCATTCTTATTACAACGCGCtttgttttctctctcttgaatatcatcatcttcaactatGTCTACCTCATCGGAATATTCAGAAGTTTCCGGCAACAAACCACCGGCGAAGTCACCGGAGAAAACAACTTTCTCTCAAACATGTAGTTTATTGAGTCAATATATTAAGGAAAAGGGTTGCTTCAAAGATCTTTCTCTTGGTATcacatgcaacaacaacaacacagaCCCTTCTGGTACGGAACCTTAATTTCTCCGAATTTTTCGTCTTTTGTTTCTgggtttggttttttttttttttttttcaaccttttgaaattttttttgtgggtgtgttttattatttttttaacatttggTTTCTTAATGGTTAATTATTCCTTTCCTCTTAGTTGGTTCATAATTAAATTCTAGTAGACTATCTATATatgttcatttatttttgttaattttttttcccttttttgttAGGTTGAACTATAtctaaattttcaaatattttccttttataaaattattcaattgcatgtgtttatttttattttgaattgaatCCATGTTGTTTATTTGTTGAGACTTTTAAAATTCATAGATCTAATTTATAGCTCTAATTAATGGATGATTTATTCATAATTCTAATTGTTATTATCTAGTAGATAGGTTGTTAAATTTGATAAGATTGTAATCTTGtggtataattttatttattttgttaattttttttattttatttttgtgtaatATTGTCAATTTAGGTTGTTTTCTCTTCAATGGTTTTtctaaatttgttttattttttgttttttttataggttcTTCTGAGACTTCTTCTCAATCTGCAACAACCATGAACTTGTTTCCAACCATGGAAAACAATTTGTCACAAAAGAACCTTACAACTATGGATTTGCTCACTCCACAAGCTGCTTTGAACAATTCcaagtgagttttttttttttttgctttttctgattttaattaatttcatttcataccAAATTAGGTctgtaaaaaattaatttatgagaGATGACAGATCGTGAGAGCGAGCCCTAGCGGCTAGCGCGATGATATGGTTGTCGCCTTGCCGAAAGGCTCAATTCGCGGAAACAACTTGTAGAGGATTTAGATCCTCTAAAGATACGATATGGTGCTACTTCTGTAAGAACGTCAGATTTAGAGAGAtcaaatttccctcactaaatgtAACGTTCGCTACAGCTGTAACACCATACTGCAATTGTAGAGGATAAGTTGTGCACCGAGCCAGTCGCTTAGTAATGACGATATAGTTCAGATTATTAATAATCTCGATATAgttcaaattattaattttttttttttccttcaattagAGACTAATATATGATGTTGTATGAATAATTTTCAGTGCTATCAAGGGACCTAAAGCTGCACAATTGACAATGTTTTATAACGGTCAAGTTATTGTATTCGATGATTTTCCTGCCGATAAAGCACAGGAGCTCATGGCTTTTGCTAACAAAGGAATCTCTCAAAGTCAGAACAATTCTGTGTACACTTACACACAGAGCCAGCCTTCATTTCCTCCTAATTTGGTCAGAACTTCGGTTAACACAACCACTCCGATTGTTCCTACCGTGAACATCATCCCTAGTACTGCCACCGGCACCGGCTCGATGAATGAGCACCTTCAAGTGCCTTCCAGACCTAATCTTTGCGGTAATTTCTTGAAACCATTACCACTTAAAATTCGGATGACACGAAAAATtggatcatgtttttctgatcatgaattttctttatgTGCAGATCTCCCAATTATGAGGAAAGCTTCGCTTCATCGGTTTCTGGAGAAGAGAAAGGATAGGTAGGCACTCTCGATTAAattaaaacttgtaaaaattgatattttgcctcaaaataaaaactcataattaatatttgaacctttttttctcctaatttattttttacactttttctaACTTGTTTCCTTGTTATGTATTTACAGAATTGCTGCCAATGCACCATATCAAATTAATAAGCCAGCTGAATCCATGTCATGGCTTGTGGGTGCAAAATCAACTCAAATTTGATCTCAATTCTCAGCTAtaattttaatgtaattttgagcatttttgttacaaaaaaaaaaaaaaaaacaaatgctaCTTAGTCAGATTTATTTTTGCCAGAATTTTTTAGACAAAGTTTCTGGTTATTTTTTCCTTGACTAGATAgcattattaatattatcattatttttgttgtttaatgcACATGATT
Proteins encoded in this window:
- the LOC11438810 gene encoding protein TIFY 10B, whose product is MSTSSEYSEVSGNKPPAKSPEKTTFSQTCSLLSQYIKEKGCFKDLSLGITCNNNNTDPSGSSETSSQSATTMNLFPTMENNLSQKNLTTMDLLTPQAALNNSNAIKGPKAAQLTMFYNGQVIVFDDFPADKAQELMAFANKGISQSQNNSVYTYTQSQPSFPPNLVRTSVNTTTPIVPTVNIIPSTATGTGSMNEHLQVPSRPNLCDLPIMRKASLHRFLEKRKDRIAANAPYQINKPAESMSWLVGAKSTQI